The Dehalococcoidia bacterium genomic interval TCAATTTGCCCATGATCCGGAGACCGGACGGGTGGTGGTGATCGAGATTAATCCACGCACCTCGCGCTCATCGGCACTGGCATCAAAGGCAACCGGGTTCCCGATTGCGATGGTGTCCTCCATGCTGGCAGCGGGCCTGACCCTGGACGAGATACCCTACTGGCGGGACGGGACACTGGATAAGTATACCCCCTCCGGTGACTACGTGGTGGTGAAATTTGCCCGCTGGGCCTTTGAGAAATTCAAGGGCGCCGAAGACAAGCTCGGTACACAGATGCGTGCTGTTGGCGAGGTCATGAGCATTGGGAAGAGCTACAAAGAAGCCTTTCAAAAGGCCATCCGCTCGCTGGAAAATGGTCGCTACGGCCTGGGCTTCGCCAAGGACTTTCACAACAAGTCGCTGGAGGAACTGATGGATATGCTACGCCAGCCCTCCAGCGAACGGCAGTTCATCATGTATGAAGCCCTGCGCAAGGGGGCAGATATAAGCGACCTCTGTAAGCGGACTTTTATAAAATCATGGTTCATCCAGCAGATGAAGGAGCTGGTGGACCTGGAGGAGCAGTTACTGAAGCACAAAGGCAAGCTGCTGCCGGACGAGCTCCTGGTACAGGCCAAGAAGGATGGCTTCGCCGACAGGTATCTGTCCCAAATCCTCGGATTGCCGGAAATGGAGATACGAGCCAGGCGCACCGCCCTCGGCGTCGTTGAGGGATGGGAACCGGTGCCGGTAAGCGGTGTGGAGGACGCTGCCTATTACTTCTCCACCTACAACGCTCCGGACAAGGTGGGAGTCAGCTCGGCGCGGAAGGTCATGGTGTTGGGTGGAGGCCCGAACCGTATCGGCCAGGGGATTGAGTTCGACTACTGCTGCGTGCATGCAGCATTCGCCCTGCGTGATGAGGGCATCGAGTCCGTTATGGTGAACTGCAACCCCGAGACCGTATCCACCGACTATGATACCTCAAACAAGCTGTACTTCGAGCCGCTTACTGTGGAAGACGTTCTGGCCATCTACGAGAAGGAGAAGCCGGAGGGCATCATCTGCCAGTTCGGAGGCCAGACGCCCCTCGATATCGCAGGCGAACTTGAGGCGGCAGGGGTCAAGATCCTGGGCACAAGCCCTGAGACCATTGACCTTGCCGAGGACCGCGACCGATTCCGAAAGATCATGAGAGAACTGGGTATCCCCGAGCCTGAGTCCGGCATGGCCAGCAACATGGACCAGGCCCTAGCCATTGCCCAGGATATCGGCTACCCACTGATAGTCCGCCCATCCTACGTTCTTGGTGGGCGCGCTATGGAGGTGGTGCATGATGAGGAAATGCTGCGGGAGTATGTTGAGGCTGCGGTGGTCATCTCTCCCAAGCGCCCGATTCTGATCGACAAGTTCCTGGATAATGCCATTGAGGCCGAGGCTGATGCCATCGCCGATGGGACCGATGCCTTCGTGCCGGCTGTCATGGAGCATATCGAGTTCGCCGGAATTCACTCCGGTGACTCCGCCTGCGTGATCCCGCCGGTCAGCATTCCCCAAAAACATATAGACACCATCGAGGAGTACACCAAGAAGATCGCAGTGGAACTGAATATCGTGGGTCTGATGAACATCCAGTATGCCATCTATGAGGATAGGGTGTACATCCTGGAGGCAAACCCACGGGCCAGTCGCACCGTGCCGCTGGTAAGCAAGGTCTGCAGCATACCTATGGCACGCATAGCCACCCAGGTGATATTGGGGAAGAAGCTGAGCGAGCTGAACCTGCAGCGCAGGCCAATCCCGCACTTCGGTGTCAAGGAGGCGGTCTTCCCCTTCGACATGTTCCCCGAGGTAGACCCCGTGCTCGGCCCCGAGATGCGCTCGACGGGAGAGGTGTTGGGCATGGCTGAAAATGCAGGCCTTGCCTATTACAAGGCTCAGGAGGCGGCCAAACAGCGCCTGCCTATGGAGGGCACTGTCCTCATTACCGTGTCCGAACTCGACCGAACTCGTGCCCTGGAAGTAGCTCGGCGTTTCTCCGAACTCGGGTTTGCCCTCAAAGCCACGGTGGGGACTCGGAATTACCTGGCTGAGCATGGCATCGATTCAGAGCTTATTCTGAAGAGACATGAGGGCAGTCCTAACATAACAGACGCAATAGCTAACGGTGAGATTCAGCTCGTCGTCAATACGCCCAGCGGCAAGCTGAGTGTTTGGGACGACTCCTATATCAGAAAGGCAGCGATCAAATACAAGGTGCCCTATATCACCACCACCACGGCAGCGGTTTCGGCCGCTAAAGGAATTGCCGCCCTCCGGAAAGGACACGGCGAGGTCAGGAGTCTTCAGGAATACCATGCAGACATCGGATACGGCCCGCGGTAAAGTATATTGCTTAGATTTGAATAGTCGAGGGAGAAAGATAAAAGGTGTTTAATTGAGGCAAGTCACCGCACCCGTCCTGTCCAACGATGAGATCATGCCCGGCATCCACCTTCTCTGGGCAGAGGCTCCCCAGATTGTCTCTGATGCTAAGCCAGGGCAGTTTGTAATGGTGCGCAGCGGTGAAGACCATGACCCACTGCTCCGACGACCGTTTAGCATCCACCGGGTGGGGGAAAGCGGTGCGCTCGGCCTGCTGTTTGAGGTGGTGGGGCAGGGCACACGCTGGCTCGCCCAGCGCAAGGCAGGGGAATCAGTCGACCTTCTGGGACCACTGGGGCGGGGTTTCGAGGTTCGATCTCAAATGCTGCTCCTGGTTGCCGGGGGGATCGGGATCGCACCCCTCGTCTTCCTCGCCGAAAGGACCGCAGCCGACGGGCGAAGGGTGACCCTGCTCATAGGAGCGAAGGCTGCGGACGAGGTCTACCCTCACCACCTTTTGCCGCCTTATATCAAACCTATTATAGTCACCGAGGACGGCTCGATGGGCCAGCGGGGGCTGGTAACCGACCTCCTGGTCGGCACTGCTGCATTTCACCGGGAGGCAGAGCAAATCATCGCCTGCGGACCGATTTCTATGTATAAGGCGATTTCCCAGCTAACTGGACTGGAAGGGAGATCGGTTCTGGTCTCCATGGAGGCGAGGATGGGATGCGGTTTTGGTGGCTGCGCCGGCTGCGCTATCGAAACCAGACGAGGCCTGAAGCTAGTTTGTCGAGACGGGCCCGTATTTGAGTTAAGCGACCTCATTTGGTAATTACGGGCTAAAAGGGGGTAAAACATATGGTGATTACCAGGAAAATCGGTATTAGAACCAGAGGAGAATGCGACCTCATTGACATCACCGCTCAGGTAAAGCGGGAGGTCTCGGTCTCGGGAATCAATGCGGGCACGGTGACCGTTTTTATCAGCGGCTCGACAGCGGGGATATCCACCATCGAGTACGAGTCAGGGTTGGTGAGCGATTTTGAGGATATGTGTGAGCGCGTCGTCCCCAGGAATGTCCCCTATCAGCACGACCGCCGTTGGGGAGATGGCAATGGTTATTCCCACGTGAGAGCCTCACTCTTGGGCCCCTCACTGGTGGTGCCTTTCACCGATAAAACCCTTCACCTAGGCACCTGGCAGCAGATTATGGTGGCAGATTTCGATAATCGTCCCCGCTCCAGAGAGATCGTGCTGCAGATCATGGGCGAATAATGATTTAGTTCAGATAGAAGGGTGACAGCCCACCATCATTAAGAGGTACTATTACGGCAGTCTCTATCATAACACGTATAAAATGTTGGACATCACCAAGCCATAAATGTATAATGTTAATTAGGAAGATCGAGAGAAAGGACTTGAGACTTGAAAGCAGGGAGTAATCT includes:
- a CDS encoding secondary thiamine-phosphate synthase enzyme YjbQ; translation: MVITRKIGIRTRGECDLIDITAQVKREVSVSGINAGTVTVFISGSTAGISTIEYESGLVSDFEDMCERVVPRNVPYQHDRRWGDGNGYSHVRASLLGPSLVVPFTDKTLHLGTWQQIMVADFDNRPRSREIVLQIMGE
- a CDS encoding dihydroorotate dehydrogenase electron transfer subunit: MRQVTAPVLSNDEIMPGIHLLWAEAPQIVSDAKPGQFVMVRSGEDHDPLLRRPFSIHRVGESGALGLLFEVVGQGTRWLAQRKAGESVDLLGPLGRGFEVRSQMLLLVAGGIGIAPLVFLAERTAADGRRVTLLIGAKAADEVYPHHLLPPYIKPIIVTEDGSMGQRGLVTDLLVGTAAFHREAEQIIACGPISMYKAISQLTGLEGRSVLVSMEARMGCGFGGCAGCAIETRRGLKLVCRDGPVFELSDLIW
- the carB gene encoding carbamoyl-phosphate synthase large subunit codes for the protein MPRRNDINKVMIIGSGPIIIGQACEFDYSGTQACKALRKLGYEIVLVNSNPATIMTDPGMADATYIEPLNLETLTRIIEKERPDALLPNLGGQSGLNLSSELARAGVLEKYGVRVIGVNIDAIERGEDRQVFKDTMNSIGLEMPKSEIARSIEEMEVIVGKLGFPVVLRPAYTMGGTGGGLVYNLEELRTVGSRGLSASLVGQVLVEESVLGWEELELEVVRDARGQKITVCFIENVDAMGVHTGDSCCTAPMLTIDPELQQRLQKYSYEIVDAIEVTGGSNIQFAHDPETGRVVVIEINPRTSRSSALASKATGFPIAMVSSMLAAGLTLDEIPYWRDGTLDKYTPSGDYVVVKFARWAFEKFKGAEDKLGTQMRAVGEVMSIGKSYKEAFQKAIRSLENGRYGLGFAKDFHNKSLEELMDMLRQPSSERQFIMYEALRKGADISDLCKRTFIKSWFIQQMKELVDLEEQLLKHKGKLLPDELLVQAKKDGFADRYLSQILGLPEMEIRARRTALGVVEGWEPVPVSGVEDAAYYFSTYNAPDKVGVSSARKVMVLGGGPNRIGQGIEFDYCCVHAAFALRDEGIESVMVNCNPETVSTDYDTSNKLYFEPLTVEDVLAIYEKEKPEGIICQFGGQTPLDIAGELEAAGVKILGTSPETIDLAEDRDRFRKIMRELGIPEPESGMASNMDQALAIAQDIGYPLIVRPSYVLGGRAMEVVHDEEMLREYVEAAVVISPKRPILIDKFLDNAIEAEADAIADGTDAFVPAVMEHIEFAGIHSGDSACVIPPVSIPQKHIDTIEEYTKKIAVELNIVGLMNIQYAIYEDRVYILEANPRASRTVPLVSKVCSIPMARIATQVILGKKLSELNLQRRPIPHFGVKEAVFPFDMFPEVDPVLGPEMRSTGEVLGMAENAGLAYYKAQEAAKQRLPMEGTVLITVSELDRTRALEVARRFSELGFALKATVGTRNYLAEHGIDSELILKRHEGSPNITDAIANGEIQLVVNTPSGKLSVWDDSYIRKAAIKYKVPYITTTTAAVSAAKGIAALRKGHGEVRSLQEYHADIGYGPR